In a genomic window of Croceibacterium sp. TMG7-5b_MA50:
- a CDS encoding phosphoenolpyruvate carboxykinase: MPRFDGIATAATVHANLGTAALVEHAIANGEGRLARHGPLVVETGRHTGRSPRDKYIVRDAETADTIWWGNVNRAMSEEHFAALKADFLTALAGKETLYVADLFGGSQADYRVNVRVINELAWHNLFIRTLLVRPTAVELEGFAPEWTIIDLPSFRANPSRHGCRSETVIAVSFAEKTVLIGGTQYAGEMKKSVFGILNYLLPAQGVMPMHCSANVGPDGRTAVFFGLSGTGKTTLSADASRTLIGDDEHGWSDTAVFNFEGGCYAKMIRLSAEGEPEIYATTRMFGTVLENVVMDDATRELDFDDASLAENSRGAYPIEYIPNCSTENLGPVPSNVVMLTADAFGVLPPIARLTPEQAMYHFLSGYTAKVAGTEIGVTEPEATFSTCFGAAFMPRHPSVYGNLLKERIARGGVQCWLLNTGWTGGKYGVGKRMPIKATRALLNAALDGKMDEVEFRKDPNFGFDVPVSVPALAEAGIDQTLLDPRATWADKDQYDLAAQKLVQLFVDNFAEFEAHVDEGVRQAAPQVA; encoded by the coding sequence ATGCCCAGGTTCGATGGGATCGCTACCGCCGCGACGGTTCATGCCAATCTCGGCACCGCCGCGCTGGTGGAGCATGCGATTGCCAATGGGGAAGGGCGGCTTGCTCGGCATGGTCCATTGGTGGTGGAAACCGGGCGGCACACCGGCCGCAGCCCGCGCGACAAGTACATCGTCAGGGATGCCGAGACCGCCGACACGATCTGGTGGGGCAACGTCAATCGCGCCATGAGCGAGGAGCATTTCGCCGCACTGAAGGCTGATTTCCTGACCGCGCTGGCAGGCAAGGAAACGCTATACGTCGCGGACTTGTTCGGCGGGTCGCAGGCCGATTACCGGGTCAATGTGCGGGTCATCAACGAGCTTGCGTGGCACAACCTGTTCATCCGCACGCTGCTGGTCCGGCCTACCGCGGTCGAGCTGGAAGGTTTCGCGCCGGAATGGACGATCATCGACCTGCCGAGCTTCCGCGCCAATCCTTCTCGCCACGGCTGCCGTAGTGAGACGGTGATCGCCGTCAGCTTCGCGGAGAAGACCGTTCTGATCGGCGGCACGCAATATGCGGGCGAGATGAAGAAGAGCGTCTTCGGCATCCTGAATTACCTGCTGCCGGCCCAGGGGGTCATGCCGATGCACTGTTCGGCCAATGTCGGACCGGACGGGCGCACCGCGGTATTCTTCGGCCTGTCGGGCACGGGCAAGACGACCCTGTCCGCCGATGCCAGCCGGACGCTGATCGGCGATGACGAACATGGCTGGTCCGACACCGCCGTCTTCAATTTCGAAGGGGGCTGCTACGCCAAGATGATCCGCCTGTCGGCGGAGGGTGAGCCCGAGATCTACGCCACCACCCGAATGTTCGGCACCGTGCTGGAGAACGTGGTGATGGACGATGCCACCCGCGAACTCGACTTTGACGATGCCAGTCTGGCGGAGAACAGCCGGGGTGCCTACCCGATCGAATACATTCCCAATTGCTCGACCGAGAACCTGGGGCCGGTACCGTCCAACGTAGTTATGCTGACCGCGGATGCGTTCGGCGTGCTGCCGCCGATCGCGCGGTTGACGCCCGAACAGGCGATGTACCATTTCCTGTCCGGCTACACCGCGAAGGTTGCCGGGACGGAGATCGGCGTGACGGAGCCAGAGGCGACCTTCTCCACCTGCTTCGGCGCCGCCTTCATGCCCCGCCATCCCAGCGTCTATGGCAACCTGCTGAAGGAGCGGATCGCGCGGGGCGGCGTACAGTGCTGGCTGCTCAACACCGGCTGGACGGGCGGTAAGTACGGTGTGGGCAAGCGGATGCCGATCAAGGCCACCCGTGCCCTGCTGAATGCCGCGCTGGACGGGAAGATGGACGAGGTCGAATTCCGCAAGGATCCCAATTTCGGCTTCGACGTGCCGGTCAGCGTTCCCGCCTTGGCAGAGGCCGGTATTGACCAGACGCTGCTGGACCCCCGCGCCACCTGGGCGGACAAGGACCAGTACGACCTGGCCGCGCAGAAGCTGGTGCAACTGTTCGTCGACAATTTCGCCGAGTTCGAGGCGCATGTCGATGAAGGCGTCCGGCAGGCGGCACCGCAGGTCGCCTGA